A window of Aerococcus urinae contains these coding sequences:
- the asp2 gene encoding accessory Sec system protein Asp2: MTRVLQIGYSDWSQGVAFKNEVDWTFVLNTELADFYEKSLEEDTLPQRPYSLVLLTAPINELLIDKLLPFMEAYAVVIDQQFEAYYSAPDFKLLFSMKKAQFIEVENIAETVVELAKVFFDGNYGERRGVQDVSIQANFPGHYQYLGNNYILFQIKQTEQMAPLLYWRHLIISNIDRYLDIWLEFIKDETVDLKLTITFIRRGSSNQVVERISYDNEAIKKRILLDPPENCYASFSLCVKGSGQLRIGPLHVRHSRRKWGDYLAGGQIIADNNREEFAFYYNPGNLKPPLNVYFSGYRTAEGFEGFPMMKNLKHPFILINDLRLEGGAFYRGSAQFEATIVAKIIEVLDELNFTKDQLILSGMSMGTFGALYYGSFLDPYAIIMARPLVYLGNITRNQRLRRPNDSFKTSMDLTLKFGDNDDLDTDLDILDSMLMPRLKQTHYSQSTFAMTYMLNEDYDNEAYYGLLKNLSDKPIKIISKSVMGRHNDNTPTVANWFINQYKRILWEDFESKEIEE, encoded by the coding sequence ATGACTAGAGTTTTACAAATTGGCTATAGTGACTGGTCACAGGGGGTAGCATTTAAGAATGAAGTCGACTGGACTTTTGTCCTGAATACAGAACTTGCTGATTTTTATGAAAAATCCTTAGAAGAAGATACTTTGCCTCAAAGACCTTATTCCCTTGTATTACTGACTGCTCCTATTAATGAATTACTCATAGATAAGCTACTTCCCTTTATGGAAGCTTATGCCGTAGTAATTGATCAACAATTTGAAGCTTATTACTCAGCTCCAGACTTCAAACTTTTATTTTCCATGAAAAAGGCCCAGTTTATTGAAGTGGAAAATATTGCTGAGACGGTTGTTGAATTAGCAAAAGTTTTCTTTGACGGTAATTATGGCGAAAGACGTGGCGTTCAAGATGTTTCTATTCAAGCCAATTTCCCTGGCCACTATCAATACCTAGGAAACAATTATATTCTTTTCCAAATTAAACAAACAGAACAAATGGCACCTTTGTTATATTGGCGACATCTTATTATCTCTAATATAGATCGCTATCTCGATATCTGGTTAGAGTTTATAAAAGACGAGACTGTTGATCTAAAATTGACGATTACCTTTATTCGTAGGGGAAGCTCTAATCAGGTGGTTGAGCGCATTTCCTACGATAATGAAGCAATTAAAAAGAGAATCTTATTAGATCCGCCTGAGAATTGTTATGCGAGCTTTTCCCTTTGTGTCAAAGGCTCTGGTCAACTAAGAATTGGTCCCTTACATGTTAGACATTCCCGGAGAAAGTGGGGAGACTATTTAGCAGGTGGACAAATTATAGCTGATAATAATCGTGAAGAGTTTGCTTTTTATTATAATCCTGGGAATTTAAAACCTCCTTTAAATGTTTATTTTTCTGGTTATCGTACAGCAGAAGGTTTTGAAGGCTTTCCAATGATGAAGAACTTAAAGCATCCCTTTATATTGATCAATGATTTACGTTTAGAGGGCGGGGCCTTCTATCGAGGAAGTGCCCAATTCGAGGCTACCATTGTTGCTAAGATAATAGAAGTATTAGATGAGTTAAATTTTACTAAGGATCAACTAATCCTTTCAGGTATGTCTATGGGAACCTTTGGTGCTTTGTACTATGGAAGTTTTTTAGACCCTTATGCCATAATTATGGCGCGGCCACTTGTCTATTTAGGAAATATTACCAGAAATCAACGTTTAAGGCGTCCTAATGACTCATTTAAAACATCAATGGATTTAACCTTGAAATTTGGTGACAATGATGATTTGGACACTGATTTAGATATTTTAGACAGTATGTTAATGCCTAGATTAAAACAGACTCATTATAGTCAATCTACCTTTGCAATGACTTACATGCTCAATGAAGATTATGATAATGAGGCATATTATGGATTATTGAAAAATTTGAGCGATAAGCCAATTAAAATTATTAGTAAATCCGTGATGGGACGACATAATGATAATACACCTACTGTTGCAAATTGGTTTATTAATCAATACAAGCGAATTCTCTGGGAAGATTTTGAAAGTAAGGAGATAGAAGAGTGA